A DNA window from Ostrea edulis chromosome 5, xbOstEdul1.1, whole genome shotgun sequence contains the following coding sequences:
- the LOC125650013 gene encoding ribonuclease Oy-like, protein MKAILLVVSVVVVSTVHCERKKWDSFMLSLSWPVTFCKFNNMGHKPRNCSFHAMQWGIHGLWPSLSDGGCSPEHCNVSHPFNVEEIKSLLSELKKYWPNLLKGNLYSFWKHEWETHGRCATEKKDLATELQYFKKTIDLRRTYDVDRMLMSAGIKSGQSYSLSDIEQAVKTGTGGQPNVLCGTTKEDEEEAWLSQIIICMNDAFKITDCPKKKCHRELQFTGERKSLPPADECLSKVFYPRKETRP, encoded by the exons ATGAAGGCAATCCTGCTGGTGGTGTCTGTGGTGGTCGTTTCCAC AGTCCACTGTGAGCGTAAGAAATGGGATTcctttatgttaagtttgtcaTGGCCGGTCACGTTCTGTAAATTCAACAATATGGGT CACAAACCTCGAAACTGTAGCTTCCATGCTATGCAATGGGGAATCCATGGACTTTG GCCCTCTCTGAGTGATGGTGGCTGTTCCCCAGAACACTGCAACGTATCCCATCCATTTAATGTAGAAGAAATAAAG AGTTTACTGAGTGAGCTGAAGAAATACTGGCCAAACCTGTTAAAGGGAAATTTATACTCATTCTG GAAACATGAATGGGAAACCCATGGAAGGTGTGCGACAGAGAAGAAAGATCTTGCCACTGAACTTCAGTATTTCAAGAAAACCATTGACCTCCGTAGGACATATGACGTCGACAG gATGCTTATGTCAGCTGGTATCAAGTCTGGTCAATCCTACTCG CTGTCGGATATTGAGCAGGCTGTGAAGACAGGTACCGGGGGTCAACCAAATGTTCTGTGTGGAACTACCAAG GAGGATGAGGAGGAGGCATGGCTTTCACAAATCATAATCTGCATGAATGACGCCTTCAAAATTACCGATTGCCCAAAGAAAAAATGTCATCGAGAACTACAATTTACCGGAGAAAGAAAATCGCTGCCACCGGCGGATGAGTGTCTCTCTAAAGTATTCTACCCACGAAAGGAAACTCGACCGTGA
- the LOC130055239 gene encoding uncharacterized protein LOC130055239 — protein sequence MIWLSLLLPQFSSEDLNMLQNICIGTSHVNTQLTVEQTRTPGHTRCGIRQTRTPGYTRCGIRQTRTPGHTRCGIRQTRTPGDTRGGIRQTRTPGHTKCGIRQTRTPGDTRGGIRQTRTPGHTRGGIRQTRTPGHTRCGIRQTRTPGDTRGGIRQTRTPGHTRCGIRQTRTPGYTRCGGSDKHGPLDIPEVGSDKHGPLGTPEVGSDKHGPLGTPEVGSDKHGSLYTPEVGSDKHGPLDTPEVGSDKHGSLYTPEVGSDKHGTLDIPNVGSDKHGPLDTPEVGSDKHGPLHTPEVGSDKHGPLDIPEVGSDKDGPLGTPEVGSDKRPHQRWDQTNTAPWTHQRWDQTNTAPWTH from the exons atgatttggcTTTCACTtctccttccacagttttcaagtgaggaccttaaTATGTTACAGAATATTTGTATTGGCACGTCGCATGTG AATACACAATTAacagttgagcaaacacggacccctggacataccagatgtgggatcaggcaaacacggacccctggatacaccagatgtgggatcaggcaaacacggacccctggacataccagatgtgggatcagacaaacacggacccctggagacaccagaggtgggatcagacaaacacggacccctggacataccaaatgtgggatcagacaaacacggacccctggagacaccagaggtgggatcagacaaacacggacccctggacataccagaggtgggatcagacaaacacgaacccctggacataccagatgtgggatcagacaaacacggacccctggagacaccagaggtgggatcagacaaacacggacccctggacataccagatgtgggatcagacaaacacggacccctggatacaccagatgtgggggatcagacaaacacggacccctggacataccagaggtgggatcagacaaacacggacccctgggcacaccagaggtggggtcagacaaacacggacccctgggcacaccagaggtggggtcagacaaacacggatccctgtacacaccagaggtgggatcagacaaacacggacccctggacacaccagaggtgggatcagacaaacacggatccctgtacacaccagaggtgggatcagacaaacacggaaccctggacataccaaatgtgggatcagacaaacacggacccctggatacaccagaggtggggtcagacaaacacggacccctgcatacaccagaggtgggatcagacaaacacggacccctggacataccagaggtgggatcagacaaagacggacccctgggcacaccagaggtgggatcagacaaacggccccatcagaggtgggatcagacaaacacggctccctggacacaccagaggtgggatcagacaaacacggctccctggacacactag